A single genomic interval of Primulina huaijiensis isolate GDHJ02 chromosome 7, ASM1229523v2, whole genome shotgun sequence harbors:
- the LOC140980183 gene encoding probable F-box protein At4g22030 translates to MATLKSSSSLLNSSMSSSSSSSQQKRNIRAAINIPQRVTGISLPQLRTSGLDELELHNSTEKRLSPFSINKRFKRFENNGADSLVIEKIYAILEAVADRVEMHNNIGDQRTHWNSLLLNSTNAITLAAATMAGIAAISAGAPATALKISSASMYVASTGMLSILNKIQPSQLAEEQRNSARIFKQLQNQIQTMICIGNPTAVDVKELMEKVLALDKAYPLPLLGVMLEKFPAAVEPAVWWPSEQRRRQSKGLWGNKDFNGWNGKLEEEMREIVNVMRTKDKEDYVKLASKALKLNKILAISAPILTGLAAVGSSLVGSPSHGGWAVMLGVLGGALASVVNALEHGGQVGMVFEMYRSNAGFFKLMEESIESNLSEEDLERRENGELFEMKVCLQLGRSMSELRDLAAASSIKGAEIDEFASKLF, encoded by the coding sequence atggcaaCCTTAAAGTCTTCGAGCAGCTTATTGAATTCATCCatgtcttcttcttcttcttcttcccagCAAAAAAGAAATATCAGGGCTGCCATTAACATCCCGCAACGTGTCACCGGTATTTCTCTTCCCCAGCTCCGAACAAGTGGTCTGGACGAACTCGAACTCCATAACAGTACTGAAAAACGGCTGAGTCCCTTTAGCATTAACAagagatttaaaagatttgagaaTAATGGCGCGGATTCTTTGGTGATAGAGAAGATTTACGCAATCTTGGAAGCAGTTGCAGATAGAGTTGAAATGCACAACAACATCGGAGATCAAAGAACCCATTGGAATAGTCTTCTTTTGAATTCAACAAATGCGATCACTCTGGCGGCTGCAACCATGGCAGGGATTGCAGCCATAAGCGCCGGAGCTCCGGCGACTGCTTTGAAGATTTCTTCGGCTTCCATGTACGTGGCCTCAACTGGGATGCTGTCGATCTTGAATAAGATTCAGCCGTCTCAGCTTGCGGAAGAACAACGAAACTCTGCCAGGATTTTCAAACAGCTTCAGAATCAAATCCAGACGATGATTTGCATAGGGAACCCTACGGCGGTTGATGTGAAAGAATTAATGGAAAAAGTGTTGGCTCTGGATAAAGCTTACCCGCTCCCTCTACTTGGCGTAATGCTGGAAAAATTCCCAGCGGCAGTGGAGCCTGCAGTCTGGTGGCCATCAGAGCAACGACGGAGGCAGTCAAAAGGGCTATGGGGGAACAAAGATTTCAACGGCTGGAATGGGAAGTTAGAGGAAGAAATGAGAGAAATAGTGAACGTGATGAGAACAAAAGATAAAGAAGATTACGTGAAATTGGCCAGCAAAGCATTAAAGCTCAACAAAATTCTCGCCATTTCGGCCCCAATTCTGACGGGTTTAGCCGCCGTGGGTTCCTCATTAGTGGGCTCCCCTTCCCATGGAGGTTGGGCAGTGATGCTGGGCGTTTTAGGAGGCGCGTTGGCGAGTGTTGTGAATGCACTCGAACACGGCGGGCAGGTGGGGATGGTGTTCGAAATGTACCGAAGCAACGCGGGATTCTTCAAGCTGATGGAAGAATCGATAGAATCGAACCTGAGCGAAGAAGATTTGGAGAGAAGGGAGAACGGAGAATTATTTGAAATGAAGGTGTGTCTGCAGTTGGGAAGAAGCATGTCGGAGCTCAGAGATCTTGCGGCAGCGTCCTCCATTAAAGGGGCAGAGATCGATGAGTTCGCCAGCAAGCTTTTCTGA